The genomic segment CGAGAAAGGCGTTCGCCGAATCCTCGGACTCCTTTTCGGATTGGAAGAGCAGCGAGCGGTCCATCGTCTCGAGCAAGCTGTCGATCAGGTTCATGTAGTTGGTAATCGCGAAGTCGTTGTCCGCATTCCGGAGATTGATGACGCCAAGCCTGGCTCTGCGCAGCTCTTCCTTGCTCCGGTCGAGCAGGCCGAGATTGGCCGTCGTCGGATTGAGCCGGTAATTGTTGAGCGCGGTAATCGTCTGCTGGCTCGCGGTCGTCACCTCGTTCATCCGCAAGTAACGCTGCAAAATGTCGTTGTACTGCTCCTGCGTCTTCTGGTTGTAATAGGTCAGCGTCATCCAGATCGCGACCATGATAAACAAGACGATGGCGGCAAGCGTCCAGATCTTGCGCTGAATGCTGGTCATGACGCCTCCTTCAGCTTAAGCATCCGGATATCGGTCAGGTAGCCGTCGGTTTGGAGCGGCATGACTTCTCCGCTCAGCCATTTGACCATCAAGCTTACGCTCAGCCTTCCCATCTTGTCAGGCGATTGCTCGAGCACCCCGTCCAGCTTGCCTGCCTTGAGCAAATCCAGGCTGTCCGAGCTGTCGTCGAACGTATAAATGTCGTAAGGTCCCACCTGCGAGCGCCTGCCGATCTCCTGAATCATCGCGTCCGCGATGTTGGCGTTGACGGCGACGAAGGCGTCGACGTCGGGCAGCCGGTTCATCATGTCCTGCGTCGTGGCGATGACCCGCTCGCGCGTCTCCTCGGTCTCCGCATAGGCGGTCTTCACTTCCGGATAGCTCTTGAGCACGTCGTCGATGCCCTGAATGCGCTGCCGCTGATAGTATTCCTGCCGGTTGTCGCCCATCAGGATGACAGTACCCGACTTGCCCATGTCCGCGATCAGCTGCCTGGCAATCATCTGACCGGCCGCGAATTGATTCGATCCGACATACGTTCGCCGCAGGCTCTCGCCCATCGGCACGTCGCTGCCGACCGTGATGACAGGGATGCCGTAAAAGGCAGCTTTGACCTTCGTCAGATTTTTAAACGCTTCCGTATCCAGTCCCTGAAGGATGATGCCGTCCACTTTGGAATCGATGGCGATCTCGAGCTTCTTCAGGAAGTCGTCCTGATCCTTGTTGTAGCTGCCCCATACCTCGATGCTGGCCCCGCTCGCCTTCGCCTCTGCGTTCGCGCCTGCTGCGACCTGGTTCCAGAACGGGGTGTCCAGCTCTTGCGTGATGAGGACGAGCCGGTAGCGGGCTTCCTGCCCGGCATGCGACTGAGGGAGCTGCCGGTCGGAACGAAATACCCGGTCCGCCGATTGGACCGTAAAGTACAGGAGAACGGCGCACAGAGCGCCGATCAGGATAAGCAACGATTTGCGCAAGCGAATGACTCCGTTTCCAATTGGACTAGCTACATCATAGCAGAGGCCGACGGAAGTTCAAGCGTCTGGACGCCGGCAAGCGCAAAGAGGCCCGGCCGTCTGCGGGGAGACAGGCCGGGCCAGGTTATGATGGGTGCGCTTGAATGAGGCCATGGCGATGATTACAAGCCCAGCTTGTTGCCCCGCTCAAGGCGCTGGATCTGCTTTTCGCCAGTGTCAGCCAGCTCGCGGAACTGATTGATCGTCTCGCGCATCTTCGGCAGCGCCTCCTGCTTGTAGGCGCTGATCGAGTCGAGCGCGGACAGCACGTCGGTGAACGCTTGCTTCATCGTATCGACGGAGATGTTGGCTTCGAGCGACTGCTTGTGGATCGAGGCGCCCTGTTCCTTGAGCATTCGGGAGGTGCCTGCGATCAGCTCGTTCGTCGTCTGGTTGAGCAGCTCGATCTTTTTCAGCACGATCTTCTGGTTGTACAAGGCGCTAGCCACGATAACCGCAATTCTCAGCGCCGATACCGTCACGTTCTTCGCGCGGTCGACGCCGCGGATGAGCTCCTTGTTGTTTCGCACGACGACCTCGATCGCCATGATGCCCTGCTGGTTAACCACCTGCATCTGCTGCAGGTCCATGAGACGCTGGCGCAGCGGGAACATGACTTCTTCGGTGATAAAACGGATCTTGTCGGGATCCTCGCCGCGCACCTTCGCGGCCTCGACCTGCTGCTCGATCGACGAATCCATGAGCGTACCGAGCTCGATTTCCTTTTGCAGCTTCTTGGTCAGGTCGCGCAGCGTCTGTTGTTCGATCTCGAGCGTCGTATTGTCGTTTTTCAGCGTTGTCTTGCCCTTGTCGAGAGAGGCGATGATGTCCGCGATGACGACGTCCGCCTTCTCGTACCGCGCGAAGTAGGCGCGCAGCGGGTTGAACAGCTTGCCGAGCAGTCCGTGCTTGGCGAAGTCGACCGCGCTCGGGTCGAGATCCTTGAGCTGAATGTTCAGCTCCGAGAGCCCCTTGGCGACCTGGCCGCCCTCGTCGCCCGTCTTGGACAGGTTGCCGACGGAGATTTGCAGCAGCTGGTTTTTTTCAGCGGAATTCCGCATCGTATTCATCCCGAACGTATCGATCGACTGCAGAATCCCCTTGCGATTGTCGAGCGATTCGAGGTCGAGCGTCATGATTGCGTTCACGTTGTTATCCGCCAGCTCCTTGAGCTTGGCGACTTCCTCGGGGACGGGCTTGACCTCTTCTTCGATCGCAACCTTAATTTCTTCCTGACTCGGGACTTCCATCGAAAATGACATCTCGCGTCCACCTCTCCTATACCTTGAGTTTACATTTGAACGTTAAACAGGTTGCCGAGCTTGTAGACGACATCGTCCGTGTCCGCGTTGATGCTGGCGGCTTCGTTGATGCTCGAAATATTTTGCAGCGCCTTGATGTCCGCGTTATAGCCGACCGTGTAGATCGGAATCTTGTAGCTCGCGATGAGGCTCTGGACTTCCTTGAGCTTGAGGCCGACATTGGTCTCGCCGTCGCTCAACACGAAGATCAGCGGCTTGACGTTCGGATTGGCCGCCATATAATCCTGCAGCATCTTGAGCGCCACGACGACGCCGTCGAAAGTCGCGGTGCTGCCGCCAGCCTGCAGGCCGTCCACGGCGCCGACGAACATCGACTGCTGGTTCGTATCGTACTTGCCGATCGGCAGGTTGATCGTGACCGCGCTGGAGTACGAGACGAGTCCAATGCTGTTGTCGCGTCCGAGGTACTTCTGTCCCTTGAGCAGGGACTCCTTCAAGCGGTTCAGCGGCTCGCCGTCCATGCTGCCGGAAACGTCGGCGACGAATACCGCGGCGATCGGCTTGGCGCCGTTTTTCTTTTCCTTCCACACCTTTTGCGCAGCGATGAGCGTGCTTCCGTCGACCGCGCCGACCGTCGGCTTGTAATCCTCCAGTTCGTTGAAGCCCTTGCTCTTGGCGGCATCCTGGTACTTGGCCTGCGCCGCGAATTCGGCGAATTTCTTGACGATCTCAAGCTTGGCAGCGGAAATGTTGCCGAGCGCATACAGCGGGCTGTCATGCCGGGCGCCGAAAGGCGTGAACACATAGCCGCCCTTCAGATCCGCCGCATTGACGTACGTCTGGTACTCCAGCACGAAGCCGTCGAGCGCGCCCGACTTGGCGGCGTCGCGCATCTGCAGCGTCGTCGAGGCGATGAACGGCACGTTCGCCTGGAAGTTCTCGAAGCCCTGGACCGCCTTATCGCTGAGCAGGTTGGAGCTGTCGAACGTCTTCAGCGCGGCGACGAGGAAGTTCAGTCCCGTCGAGCTGGCAAAGGGATCGGTGTAGCCCATGGAGAATTCGCCGGCCGCGATCGCATCGGTGACGGTTTTGACGCTCACCGAGCCGTATTTCTGGACGAGCGCGTCGTTTTTCGCCTTGGAAATGACGATCCCCGGCACGTTGCCGACAAGACGCTTGGCGACGAGCTGCGTTTTCACGCCTGAAGCCTTGACCATCTCGCCCCACAGTTCGTTGGACGGCGTGAAGGCGTCCGGCACGTACTTGCCGGAACGGATATAATCCGCAGCCGTGCCCGAAGCGATGTTGCGCAGCTTGACCGAGACCGTCTTGCCGCCCACGCTGATATTCGCCTTGTTAAAGTCGTTCGCCACGTCCGTCAGCCAGCCGTCGTTGCCCGTGCCGGACTTCTCCGTCGAGGAGAAAATCTCCGCAAAGTCCGAAGTCGTGCTGTCTACTGCGATCGGGAACTTGGCGATATCCGGCAGCGAGGCGGCGACATCGACCGGGTCGAGGTCGATCTGACCCTTGACCGGCGTCTCCGTCGTGACGTCGATATTGTTATAGAGCTTGTTCAGCCGTTTGCCCGCGTCCTCCGTCGCCACCTGCTTGTCGGACTTGCCCCAGTTCGTGGACACATTGACGCCGATATAGACGATGGCGAATACGACGATCAGAATGATGCCGGTTACCCATAAAAACTTCTTGCCGCTCCTCAATGCGCGTGCACCCCTTACTGTTTATAGTACTTGGTTTGCTTGATCAGAGAGTCGATCTCCACCATGGCCGGCATCTGCTCGATGTCTCCCGGCTCGATGCTGTCCAGACGGGAGATCTCCAGCAGCAGCTTGTCGAGCTGCAGCAGCATCTCCTCGTTGGTGCCGATCGCGTGCTTGATGTAGGACATATAATCGTTGTAAAAATCGGTTTTCTCCTGGAGAAGCTTCGGCGAATAGCGTGCCGACTTGCGCGTCATCACCCGCTCGTATTCGGCTTCGTCGAACACGCCGAGCCGGTTGAGGACGCTCTTTATGTTCAAATAGAATAGATTCTCCACTTCGTCCGCCACCCCGGAAAACTTGGAGAAGCTCATCTCGGCGGGATCGAACCGCTGGTGAAGCACCTTGAGCAGCGTCGCTTTTTTCTTATCCATGCGATTCATCTGCTCCAGCGCCAGCGCGATATCCTCTGCGAGCACGCGAACTTTGCCGTACGGCGCGAGTGCGTTCGCGTAATCCTCCCGGGTCTTGATCGGCTTGGCAGACGCCAGCACGATGGAGGACTTGTATAGCCAATTATAGCTGCCGTAAATGATTGCGATGGCACTCGCGGCCAGCAGCGTGACGCCCAGCGCCGTCTCGAACGCGCTGCCGCCGATCGACACGCCGGCAAAGGCGGGCGATAGCGCGAGAATATTCACGAGGGCCGCGCCGACCACGACCCCCAGCATTTTCAAATAGTTCTTGGCGACCAACGCTAGTTGCCCCTTCCCTCGGTGTATGAATGTCCGGTCCGCTCGCTATGCTGCTATGCTATGAATATGCGATCGATCGGGCGCTCAGTTCATATAATTAAATAGTACCATATAATGCTAGGATTCGAGGGTTACAAACAAAATATCCATATAACCGGCTGCTATCGACAGCGCGGCGGCGACGCGTCATTCTCCTATCGGGAATACGCAAGAACGGCGTAAGAAGTTACTCTATTTTTTAAAACTTGGCGCGCGTGCGCGAATCGGAGGGCAACCTGCTGCAAGCGCAGTACCCGTCAGAACCTGACTCTCAGCGCGCGGCCGCAGCGGGCGCAGTAGCGCGTCTCCCGCGGGGAGACGGTGCCGCAGCCGTCGCAGCGGAGCTCGCCCGGCGCGTCTGCGTTCGCGTCCACGTGCCGCACCGCTTCCTGGACGTAAGGGTTCAGTGCGGCAAAGGCCCGGTATTCTTCCCTGCGGCCCGTGCGGACCAGCAAATACAGAAGGCCGATGCCGGCGCCCCCGACCGCAGCCATCATCCCGACCTTCGCAAGACCGGTCTCGAACTGCAGATCCCACGCCGCGTGCAGGGCGACGACGGCCGCCAGCAGGAAGGCCGCGCTCCAGGGCTTGATGCGCCGCCTTGAACCCGTTGCAGCACCGGACGCCCGCGCTCCGGCTGCGATCCAGATGCCGGCCGCGGCGATCGCCGTCCAGGTGCCATGCCCGAAGGGCGACAGCAGCGCCCGGATCCAGAGCACCGACAGCATGCCTATCGACGAAGCTTCCCCAAGATGAGACCAGCCGTAAATCACGCTTTCGATGGCCGCAAACCCCATTCCCGCCGACGCTCCGAATACGACCGCATCCATGAGGAAGCGCATCTGCTTCGTGCGGAGCAGCGCCAGGCAGACGAGCAGCTTGGCTCCCTCTTCGATGACGGACACCGTCAAGGGCACCCTGAAGCGAGTGAAGTCTCCCTGACCGGCGCCGAAGAGCGACACATGCTCCAGATACCACGCCAGCGGCACGGCGACGACCGCGGAGGACAGGAAGATCATGCCGAGACGAAGACTGCCGAACCCCAGCAGCTGGTGCCCCCGGATGTAGGCGACGAACGTCACGGGACCTACGAAGCCGCCGACGATCAGCGTGACGAAGCTCAGCCAGTCGCTCCGCACGATCAAGGCGAGCACGGTCAACAGGACAAAGCCCCCGCCGAGCCACAGCAGTGCGTCGACCCAGCGTTCCTTGGCCTTGGGCAGCGCGGGCTCGATCGCGACGACCGGTGCTTCCACGCCCTCCGTACGCGGCATCAGATGCGGCGCCCGGATGCGAAGCATCTCCATAAACTGCCGGCGCACCGGCGCGTAATAGTCCAATATGTATTGAAATTCGCTTTTGCCCATCACAAGCAGCTCGCCGTCTTCGGCGGCCGTCGCAGTCGCCTCGGCTGACGTACCGGACAGCAGACCGATCTCTCCGAAGAAGTCGCCTTCCCTCAGCTGCGCTTTTCGCCGTCCCGACGCCCGGACTTCGACACGCCCCGTGCTGATCATATAAAAGCGGTCGGCCGCCTCGCCTTCCCGAACGAGGATGTCGCCTTTCTTCATGGGAAGCACCGTCGTGATCTCCGCCAGGCCGCGGAGCTCGGCGTCGGGGATATCCGACCAGATCGAGGCTTTGCGCAGCAATCGGTGAATCATGCGGATTCGGACCGTGAGCAGCAGGCTCTCGTGAAAAAGCGGACTGCGCTCGGCGAGCAGCTCGAACGAACGCCGGTCCAGCCGCAGCGCCTCGACGACGCCGATCGCCGTCACCGTCGCGGTCCGGCGTTCGCGGCGCAGCAGCCCGATCTCGCCGACGAGCGCTCCGGGGCCCAGCTCGGCGAGCAGCAGCGTCTTGCCTACCAGATTGCGAGAGGAGACCTGTACAGAACCGCGACAGATAAAATAACAGTCCGTTCCCGTATCCCCCTCCACAAGCAGCGAACGGCCGTCCTCGAACGAGACGGGCTCGATCGAAGCGGCCGCGATGCGGAGCTCTGGGTCGGGTATGCCGCGCAGCAGGGCATGGTCGCCCAAGAACGCGATGATGTCTTCTCTAGTCATAGCAGCTCTTCCGTTTCCGCGCGGGACCTGCCCGCTTATCTCATATTGCCGATGATCGCGCTGCGGGAATCCTGCATCTTTTGAATGAAGTTCGACATCGTGTCAAACGCCTCGTTGCGCTTGTTGGACAAGCTCTGGAGGCGCAGCATATCCATCTGCTGCGAGTTCGCAAGCGAGTCGATCTGGCTCTTGATCGATTGGATGAGTCCGTCAAGCTGCCCCTTCGTCGTCGGTAGAGGATCGGTCAGAGACGCGTTTTTGAGCGCGGTTTGGAGCTCCGCGGCAATCGCGCCCGAAGTGGCGTTCGACGGCACGGGCGTATCCGCTTTGGCGTCGCCGCCGAACGATCCGAGCAGCCGGTTCGCCGTAATCAGCGCCTGATTCAACTTGGCGATCTGATCATTCCTCGCCTGCACGGCATCGATCTGATCCTTCATCTGCTGCTCCAGCAAGCTGGCGCGATTCGCCTGAACCGCCTTCAACGCCGTCTCCAGATCCATGCCGCTCACGTCAATCGGCGTCACGCCGCCAACGCTTCCGATCGCGTTCTGCGTCGCGCCCTTGCCCAGCGCGTCGTTCACCGCGTCGTATACGGAATCGCTGTACATGAGCGCCGCTCCGCCGATGACGCCCGCCACGAATACGCCGGCCATCGTCAGCGCTCTCTTTTTCGAACTCAACGCAAAGCCCCCTTACAAAATAAATCCGTTATTTCCAGTTTATTATGCGGGTTGGGGAGCGTCAATGAAAAATGAGGCGGTTCGGCGCGTGCCGGCGCACTCGCTCAACGGTTGAGAATGCCCAAATATTGGACCCAAGGGCCGACGTCCGTCTTGTAGCGCTTCGCCATCGTCCTGACAATCTGCGCGATGTGCGTCAGATCGTGCACGACCCATGCGGAGACGAGCTCTCTCGCTTTGACCGTGCCGAATGCCGGATGCGTGCCGGTCCGCTCCAGCAGATCGTCGGTCTCGATAATGGCCCGCAGTCGCTCGATGCTGCGGGTTCTGAGCTCGGCGAATTCCTCGAGCTTTTGCTCCGTCGTCCGGCGCTCGGCGCTCAAATGCGCGAACCGGTCAAACACGGGAAACGGCTTGCTCTCGCCTTCTTCCAACAGAAACGTCAGACGCGGAATCCAATTCGTCTGCTCCCCGTCGATCAGGTGGCCGACGACTTCGTCCGCGCTCCAGGTGCCTTCTCCTTCGTTGCAGTCCAGCCAGCCTTCGGGCAGTCCCGACAGAAGCGATGTGAGCGTCTGCGGCGTGCGGCTCAGGATAGCGACGGCTTCTTCTATGTTGAAATTCACGCGTAGTCCCTCCTTGGGATCGACAGTATTGGTTTGGCGACGATTGTTGGCGGCGGTGGGCGGGAAGGCAGCTCGGATCGGCCGATCCCCTGCTCTACGAGAGGCGATGGGCTAGACAGCAGCTCGGATCCGCCAATCCCCTGCTCTACGGAAGGCGATGGGCCAGACGGCAGCTCGGATCGGCCAATCCCCTGCTCTACGGAAGGCGATGGGCCAGACGGCAGCTCGGATCGGCCAATCCCCTGCTCTACGGAAGGCGATGGGCTAGACGGCCGCCTGGATTCGCCCATCCCCTTCTCTACGAGAGGCGAAGGGCTACGACCGCTCGGATTCGCCCATCCCCCTTCTCTACGTGAGGCGATGGGATACTTCAAGCCTTTTTGCCCCGCTTCGCGTCGGCGCGCGCCTTGTTCCGGCTCACTCTGTAAGCCGTGATTCGACCGATCAGCTCGCGGGGCAGCGGCTTGTCCAGCGGAAACTGCACCGAGCCCTTCGCCCCTTTGTACGCCGACAGCTCGTCCTTGAACGCCGCAATGCCGTCCGCGCCCGGGTAAAAACCGATATGGTTTTTGAACGCGGCAAAGTGGACCAGGTTGCCGTGCAGCTCGAACGTCGGCATCTGGTAGCTGATCTTCTCCTTCGCTTCCGGCGCGACCGATCGGATTGTCTCCCGGACGTCCTGCAGCAGCCGCTGAATCTCCGGCGGGAAGGTCGCGATATAGGCTTCCGTCGATGCGAACGAGTTACCCTTTTCAACCATGGCAAGGCGCCTCTTTTCAATTCGGATTGGAGATGTCTCTATTAGTATATTTGAAAGGGAAGCTTTATGGAAAAGAAAAGAACGCATCCCCATGAGCGGAGACGCGGTCTACGAGATTCGTATCCCTGTGAAACCTTACGAAACAATGCCGATCGCGAACCCGTCGTAGCCTTTTACGCCGACCGTCTGAATCGCCGTGGCGTCGACGCCCGGCTCGGCCGCGAGCATATCGAAGAAGCCCCGGATGCCCTGCACGCGGTCGTCCGCGCTGTCCTCGCGAAGGATCTCGCCGTCGCGGACCACGTTATCCCCGATGATCACGGTACCGGGACGCGACAGCTTCAGCGCCAGCCCCAAGTAAGCCGGATTGTTCGGCTTATCCGCATCGATAAAAATCAGGTCGAACGGCGCCTCTCCTTCCTCCGCCATAAGGGACAATTGCGCAAGCGCCGGCCCCACCTTGACCTCGATTAAGCCGTCCACGCCGGCATGAGCGAAATTGCGCCTCGCCACTCCTGCGTAATGCGGCTCCAATTCAAGCGTCACCAGCTTGCCGTCCGCTGGCAGCGCTCTCGCCAGCCAGATCGTGCTGTATCCGCCGAGCGTGCCAATTTCCAAAATACGCTTCGCTCCCTGCATCCGGGCCAGCAGGTGAAGCAGCTTGCCCTGGTTGGCCGCAACGTCGATCGAGGGCAGCCCCGCGTCGCGATTGGCCGATAGCGCCTTTTCCAATGCTTCGTCCTTCGGGATCAGACGTTCCTCAATATACCGGTCGACCGCCGTCCACTTTTGCGATTCGCTCATTTCGATCACTGCTCCTTCAACTTGGCGAGTGGCTTTCTAATTCGTATTATAGAAGGACAGGATTCATAAATATAATATATCTTTCTGCAAAATACATAATCTACGTATATGAATAGAAGGAGAGCGCATCCGATATGAACCTGCAAGCCTTGCGTCTGTTTCACGTAATTGCCTCGACCGGAAGCGTGACACGCGCTTCGGAATTGCTCAATATCAGCCAGCCTGCCATTACCGCGCAAATTAAAAAGTTCGAAAAGGAGTTGTCTCTTCCACTCCTTCGACCCCATGGACGAGGCGTCGCGCTGACCGACCCTGGAGAAAAAATCGCGCAGCTCGCCAAGCGATTGTTCGCAGTAGAGCAGCAGATCGAACAGTTTGCGGGAGAATTCGTATCGGGCACGACAGGCCATATCCGTATTGCGGCGACTTATTTGCCCGCTCATTTTCTGATACCGGCGTGGCTCGCCAAGTTCAAGCTCCAATACGAGCAAGTCGAGATGCGGATTCACACGACCAATTCTAGCGGGGCATTGAAGCGGCTCATGAACCTCGAGGTGGATGCGGCCATTTACGGCGGATTGCCGGAGGAATATCCGGATACGATCGTAGCCGAGGAACTGTTCCAGGACGAACTGTGGTTCGTCGCGGCGCCGAACCATCGCTACGCGGGGCGTCAGGTTACGCTTAATGAGATGATGAGGGAGCCCTTCGTCATGCGCGAGAAAGGCAGTTCTACGCGCGAGCGGCTGTTCGCGCTGTGCAGAACCTTTAGCGCGCCTTCCCCTCGGATTACGCTTCAGTTCAACGGATTGCCGGAAGCCGTATCGGCGGTCGTCGCCGGTTACGGCGCGAGCTTCGTCTCTTCGCTGGTCGTACGCGAGCAAGTCGAACGGGGCGAGCTCTGCAGAGTCTATGTCGAGGATCTGCAGCTCCGCAATACGATCGCGGTATGCACGCGCAAAGGCGAAGCAATGCCCGCCGCCACCGCCAACTTCCTGCGCATGATACGGGAAAACCCGTACCGCGGCATCGGAAAGGCGTTGGACTAGAACCTGGAGCGACCCGAACGCTCCCCTTCACTTCGGGCAGCGCTGGCCGGCGGCGTCTCACATCCACAGCAAAAACGGGACGAAGCAAATATCGCTTCGTCCCGTTTGCAATAGACGATCCTCTCGCGGCTGCGCTTATGGCGTCGGCGTGCCGCCGTTCGCGTTCAGCGTCTCGCCGCTCACGTAGCTGGATTCCTGGCTCGCGAGGAACACGTACGCCGGCGCCATCTCCGCCGGTTGGCCCGGACGGCCGAGCGGCGTCGTCTCGCCGAACTTCGCCAGCTTCTCCGTCGGCTGGCCGCCCGCGACCTGGAGCGGCGTCCACACCGGGCCGGGCGCCACGACGTTGACGCGGATGCCCTTGCTCGCGACCTGCTGGGCCAGCGCCTTGCTGAACACGTTGATCGCGCCTTTGGTCGTCGCGTAGTCGAGCAGGATCGGCGCAGGCTTGTAGGCCTGGATGGATGACGTGTTGATGATCGTGCTGCCCGGCTGCATGTGCTTGATAGCCGCTTTGCAGATCCAGAACAAGCCGTACACGTTCGTCTTGAACGTCGCGTCGAACTGCTCCGTCGTCAGCTCGGCGATGTCCGTCACGAACTGCTGCATGCCCGCCACGTTCGCGAGGATGTCGAGGCCCCCGAGCTCGCTAACCGCGGTCTCGACCAACCGCTCGCAGTAGGCCTCGTCCTTCTGGTCGCCCGGCAAGGCGACGGCCCTGCTGCCGGCCTCCTCGACCAGCTTGACGACCTGCTGCGCGTCCGCTTCTTCCTCGGGCAAATACGACAGCACGACGTCGGCACCCTCTCTCGCGAAGGCGATCGCCACGGCGCGGCCAATGCCGCTGTCCGCGCCGGTCACGATCGCCTTGCGCCCGGCGAGCCGCCCCGTGCCGCGGTACGTCCGTTCGCCGCAGTCGGGAATCGGCGTCATCTCGACTTGGAGACCGGGCGGCTCCTGCTCCTGCATATATTCGGGTCCCGCTTTCGGATACTGCTTCGTCGGATCCTGCATCGCATATTGGTCGGCCATTGTGCAATCCCTCCATTAAGCGTTTCGCGAATTTTTAACTGATAGGCTCAAACTCCTTTCTATATAACCTTCCTGGCCTGCCTTTAAACGAGAATGCCGTTCCAATCGATCTCGATCGTCCGTCCGGCAGCCATGGAGACGTCCGCTCGGAAGCCCGCCACGTGACCGACGATCGAATGCGCCAAGGAGGTCGAGTAGCCGGCGTCCGGATCGCCCCGGACGACCCGCAGGAAATCCTCGACGAGCCGATGATCGCCGCCTCCGTGCATTTCCCCCGACACCTCGATGTTGACCTTGCGCTCCGAATAAACGCCGTCTTCCGTCCACGGATCGGGATGCCGGACGACGAACACGCCTTCTTCCAGCTCGCCGTAGATCTCTCCCGTGGTCCCCGTGATATGCACGGTCCGGCAAGCCTTGGCGGCGCCGCCCACGAGGCTGTGCACAGCCGTGCTCCCGTCCTCGAATTCGAACTGGACGACCTGGTGGTCCACGATGTCGTTGTCGCAGCGCCATACGCAGCGGCCGAACCGATTGTCGCCCGCCAGGCTCGCCAGCTTCTCCTCTTCGCGCAGCCGGACGCCGTCCAGATAACCCGGCCAAACGTAAACCGGCCACAGGCCCCGATCCACGTAGAGCGTTTTGGCGGAGTAGGGGCAACGCTCCTCGATCGGGCAATCCACAACGCATCGCGTACCGGCGCCTTCCGGCGCGCGGTCCTCGCGGAACTGCGATAGCCTGCCGAAGCTGCTGACGCGGACGGGCTTAACGCCGGTCTTGAACCAGGAGATCAAGTCGAGATCGTGGCAGCATTTGGCCATGAGAAAAGAAGATCCATCCCGCTCCAGGCTTGCGAACTTGCCGCGCACGAAGGCGGTC from the Cohnella hashimotonis genome contains:
- a CDS encoding LysR family transcriptional regulator; amino-acid sequence: MNLQALRLFHVIASTGSVTRASELLNISQPAITAQIKKFEKELSLPLLRPHGRGVALTDPGEKIAQLAKRLFAVEQQIEQFAGEFVSGTTGHIRIAATYLPAHFLIPAWLAKFKLQYEQVEMRIHTTNSSGALKRLMNLEVDAAIYGGLPEEYPDTIVAEELFQDELWFVAAPNHRYAGRQVTLNEMMREPFVMREKGSSTRERLFALCRTFSAPSPRITLQFNGLPEAVSAVVAGYGASFVSSLVVREQVERGELCRVYVEDLQLRNTIAVCTRKGEAMPAATANFLRMIRENPYRGIGKALD
- a CDS encoding SDR family oxidoreductase, encoding MADQYAMQDPTKQYPKAGPEYMQEQEPPGLQVEMTPIPDCGERTYRGTGRLAGRKAIVTGADSGIGRAVAIAFAREGADVVLSYLPEEEADAQQVVKLVEEAGSRAVALPGDQKDEAYCERLVETAVSELGGLDILANVAGMQQFVTDIAELTTEQFDATFKTNVYGLFWICKAAIKHMQPGSTIINTSSIQAYKPAPILLDYATTKGAINVFSKALAQQVASKGIRVNVVAPGPVWTPLQVAGGQPTEKLAKFGETTPLGRPGQPAEMAPAYVFLASQESSYVSGETLNANGGTPTP
- a CDS encoding Gfo/Idh/MocA family protein, translated to MNGTSETMGAQREPVTVVIVGAGSRALNYASYSLKHLEAMRIVGVVEPNPVRRAHTASLYDLPADRCFDSVDALVSGPQLADAVINGTLDALHVRTTLPLLRKGYDVLLEKPVGISEAEVLALYRTAETYGRKVMICHVLRYAPFYQALNQVIQAGEIGDVVHVQTEENVDYHHMATAFVRGKFASLERDGSSFLMAKCCHDLDLISWFKTGVKPVRVSSFGRLSQFREDRAPEGAGTRCVVDCPIEERCPYSAKTLYVDRGLWPVYVWPGYLDGVRLREEEKLASLAGDNRFGRCVWRCDNDIVDHQVVQFEFEDGSTAVHSLVGGAAKACRTVHITGTTGEIYGELEEGVFVVRHPDPWTEDGVYSERKVNIEVSGEMHGGGDHRLVEDFLRVVRGDPDAGYSTSLAHSIVGHVAGFRADVSMAAGRTIEIDWNGILV